A genomic stretch from Echeneis naucrates chromosome 6, fEcheNa1.1, whole genome shotgun sequence includes:
- the LOC115045435 gene encoding retinol dehydrogenase 13 isoform X1: MRAADPGFLVLPWPGGGGPDPEEGPVSAEEGQGGLLLRCGALLGLTLICVVVLRKWIAGGVCTCLVRLDGKTVLITGANTGIGKETSRELAQRGARVVMACRDLTRAERAAEEIRQTTGNGNVVIRHLDLASVYSVRQFAKDFLETEDRLDVLINNAGVMMCPKWLTEDGFETQLAVNHLGHFLLTNLLLPKLKSSTPSRVVNVSSIAHRGGRIDFDDLFFGRRLYSPLDSYRQSKLANVLFSRELARRLKGVGVSSFCLHPGVIRTELGRHVQGWFPLLGMLLSIPSLLLMKTPHQGCQTSVYCAVTPGLEARSGRYFSDCAEKEVAPEGQDDEVARRLWEESARLVGLKDTC, from the exons ATGAGAGCAGCCGACCCAGGATTCCTGGTGCTGCCGTGGCCTGGGGGTGGTGGGCCAGACCCCGAAGAGGGGCCGGTGTCAGCCGAGGAAGGACagggggggctgctgctgagATGTGGAGCTCTGCTGGGACTCACCCTGATCT gtgtggTGGTGCTGAGGAAGTGGATTGCAGGTGGAGTGTGTACCTGTCTGGTTCGTCTGGACGGGAAGACGGTCCTGATCACCGGAGCCAACACCGGTATCGGCAAAGAGACGAGCAGGGAGCTGGCACAACGAG GGGCCCGGGTGGTAATGGCGTGTAGGGACCTGACCCGGGCTGAGCGGGCGGCAGAGGAGATCCGGCAGACGACAGGAAACGGTAACGTGGTGATCAGACACCTGGACCTCGCCTCCGTCTACTCCGTCAGACAGTTCGCCAAAGACTTCCTGGAAACAGAGGACAGACTGGATGTCCTCATCAACAATGCAG GAGTGATGATGTGTCCAAAATGGCTGACAGAAGATGGTTTTGAGACCCAGCTGGCTGTTAATCATCTTGGTCACTTCCTGCTGACCAATCTGCTCCTGCCAAAGCTAAAAAGCTCCACCCCCAGCCGAGTGGTCAACGTGTCGTCCATCGCCCACAGGGGGG gTCGTATTGACTTCGATGACCTTTTCTTCGGCAGACGGTTGTACAGTCCCCTTGACAGTTACCGCCAGAGCAAACTGGCCAACGTCCTGTTCTCCAGAGAGCTTGCCCGACGACTCAAAG GTGTGGGGGTGTCGTCGTTCTGTCTCCATCCAGGTGTGATCCGGACTGAGCTGGGTCGTCATGTCCAGGGCTGGTTCCCCCTGCTGGGGATGCTGTTGAGCATCCCCTCCCTGTTGCTCATGAAGACGCCTCATCAAGGCTGCCAGACGAGCGTTTACTGCGCTGTGACTCCTGGTCTGGAGGCCCGATCCGGACGGTACTTCAG TGACTGTGCGGAGAAGGAAGTGGCTCCAGAGGGACAGGATGACGAGGTGGCGAGGAGGCTGTGGGAGGAGAGCGCCCGGCTGGTTGGGTTGAAGGACAcatgctga
- the LOC115045435 gene encoding retinol dehydrogenase 13 isoform X2, which produces MASVFPISMVTAVCVCVCVCPGVVVLRKWIAGGVCTCLVRLDGKTVLITGANTGIGKETSRELAQRGARVVMACRDLTRAERAAEEIRQTTGNGNVVIRHLDLASVYSVRQFAKDFLETEDRLDVLINNAGVMMCPKWLTEDGFETQLAVNHLGHFLLTNLLLPKLKSSTPSRVVNVSSIAHRGGRIDFDDLFFGRRLYSPLDSYRQSKLANVLFSRELARRLKGVGVSSFCLHPGVIRTELGRHVQGWFPLLGMLLSIPSLLLMKTPHQGCQTSVYCAVTPGLEARSGRYFSDCAEKEVAPEGQDDEVARRLWEESARLVGLKDTC; this is translated from the exons ATGGCGTCAGTGTTTCCTATTTCCATGgtaacagcagtgtgtgtgtgtgtgtgtgtgtgtccaggtgtggTGGTGCTGAGGAAGTGGATTGCAGGTGGAGTGTGTACCTGTCTGGTTCGTCTGGACGGGAAGACGGTCCTGATCACCGGAGCCAACACCGGTATCGGCAAAGAGACGAGCAGGGAGCTGGCACAACGAG GGGCCCGGGTGGTAATGGCGTGTAGGGACCTGACCCGGGCTGAGCGGGCGGCAGAGGAGATCCGGCAGACGACAGGAAACGGTAACGTGGTGATCAGACACCTGGACCTCGCCTCCGTCTACTCCGTCAGACAGTTCGCCAAAGACTTCCTGGAAACAGAGGACAGACTGGATGTCCTCATCAACAATGCAG GAGTGATGATGTGTCCAAAATGGCTGACAGAAGATGGTTTTGAGACCCAGCTGGCTGTTAATCATCTTGGTCACTTCCTGCTGACCAATCTGCTCCTGCCAAAGCTAAAAAGCTCCACCCCCAGCCGAGTGGTCAACGTGTCGTCCATCGCCCACAGGGGGG gTCGTATTGACTTCGATGACCTTTTCTTCGGCAGACGGTTGTACAGTCCCCTTGACAGTTACCGCCAGAGCAAACTGGCCAACGTCCTGTTCTCCAGAGAGCTTGCCCGACGACTCAAAG GTGTGGGGGTGTCGTCGTTCTGTCTCCATCCAGGTGTGATCCGGACTGAGCTGGGTCGTCATGTCCAGGGCTGGTTCCCCCTGCTGGGGATGCTGTTGAGCATCCCCTCCCTGTTGCTCATGAAGACGCCTCATCAAGGCTGCCAGACGAGCGTTTACTGCGCTGTGACTCCTGGTCTGGAGGCCCGATCCGGACGGTACTTCAG TGACTGTGCGGAGAAGGAAGTGGCTCCAGAGGGACAGGATGACGAGGTGGCGAGGAGGCTGTGGGAGGAGAGCGCCCGGCTGGTTGGGTTGAAGGACAcatgctga